One Onychostoma macrolepis isolate SWU-2019 chromosome 15, ASM1243209v1, whole genome shotgun sequence DNA segment encodes these proteins:
- the pitpnaa gene encoding phosphatidylinositol transfer protein, alpha a encodes MLIKEFRIVLPISVEEYQVGQLYSVAEASKNETGGGEGVEVLQNEPYEKENGEKGQYTHKIYHLQSKVPTFVRLLAPSSALSIHEKAWNAYPYCRTVLTNEYMKDNFLIMIETWHKPDLGEQDNVHKLDPEQWKKVEVVHIDIADRSQVDTKDYKPDEDPATFKSQKTGRGPLGPNWEKELPQKTDCPHMCAYKLVTVKFKWFGLQNKVENFIHKQEKRLFTSFHRQLFCWLDRWIHLTMEDIRRMEEETQKELDKMREKDPVKGMSAADE; translated from the exons ATGTTGATAAAGGAATT tcGAATCGTCCTGCCCATTTCTGTTGAAGAG TACCAGGTGGGTCAGCTGTACTCGGTAGCAGAGGCCAGTAAGAATGAGACGGGTGGTGGAGAAGGGGTGGAGGTCCTGCAAAACGAGCCCTACGAGAAAGAGAATGGAGAGAAAGGACAGTACACACACAAGATCTACCACTTGCAGAG TAAAGTGCCAACTTTTGTACGGTTACTGGCCCCTTCATCTGCCCTGAGTATCCATGAGAAGGCCTGGAATGCTTATCCTTACTGTCGCACAG TTCTTACG aATGAGTACATGAAGGACAATTTTCTAATCATGATTGAGACGTGGCACAAGCCTGACCTCGGTGAACAGGACAAT gtcCATAAGCTTGACCCCGAACAGTGGAAGAAGGTTGAGGTGGTTCACATCGACATTGCTGACAGGTCTCAGGTGGACACTAAG GACTACAAACCAGACGAGGATCCAGCCACATTCAAATCACAGAAGACTGGTAGAGGGCCATTAGGACCTAACTGGGAG AAAGAACTTCCCCAGAAGACAGACTGCCCACATATGTGTGCCTATAAACTAGTCACTGTCAAGTTCAAGTGGTTTGGCCTGCAGAATAAAGTGGAGAATTTCATTCACAAG CAAGAGAAGCGTCTGTTCACCAGCTTCCACAGGCAGCTCTTCTGCTGGTTAGACCGATGGATCCATCTGACCATGGAGGACATCCGCCGCATGGAGGAGGAGACGCAGAAAGAACTCGATAAA ATGCGAGAGAAGGATCCAGTGAAAGGGATGTCTGCCGCAGATGAATGA